From a region of the Rathayibacter sp. VKM Ac-2804 genome:
- a CDS encoding FMN reductase translates to MDTRRITVLSAGLSTPSSTRLLADRLADAAEASLTEQGFTVERSVVELRDLAHDVTNNLLTGFASPALQTALDAVAGADGLIAVTPIFTTSYSGLFKSFVDVLDTEALRGLPVLLAATGGSPRHSLAVDYAMRPLFSYLHAAPLSTTVFAATEDWGGATEDGRALPSRIERAGRELATEAARTSRAPADPWALDGSFEGMLGRRS, encoded by the coding sequence ATGGACACCCGCAGGATCACCGTCCTCTCGGCCGGCCTCAGCACGCCGTCCTCCACCCGCCTGCTCGCCGACCGCCTGGCCGACGCGGCCGAGGCCTCGCTCACCGAGCAGGGCTTCACCGTCGAACGCAGCGTCGTCGAGCTGCGCGACCTCGCGCACGACGTGACGAACAACCTCCTGACCGGCTTCGCGAGCCCCGCGCTGCAGACCGCGCTCGACGCGGTGGCCGGCGCCGACGGCCTGATCGCCGTGACGCCGATCTTCACCACCAGCTACAGCGGGCTCTTCAAGTCGTTCGTCGACGTGCTGGACACCGAGGCGCTGCGCGGGCTGCCCGTGCTGCTCGCGGCGACCGGCGGCTCGCCCCGCCACTCGCTCGCGGTCGACTACGCGATGCGCCCGCTCTTCAGCTACCTGCACGCCGCTCCCCTGTCGACGACGGTCTTCGCCGCGACCGAGGACTGGGGCGGAGCGACCGAGGACGGCCGTGCGCTGCCCTCGCGGATCGAGCGGGCGGGCCGCGAGCTCGCGACCGAGGCGGCGCGCACCTCGCGCGCTCCCGCGGACCCGTGGGCGCTCGACGGCTCGTTCGAGGGGATGCTCGGCCGCCGGAGCTGA
- a CDS encoding LLM class flavin-dependent oxidoreductase: protein MQFGIFTVSDITTDPTTGRTPTESEKIAATLAIALKAEEIGLDVFALGEHHNPPFWSSSPTTTLAYIAAKTERLQLSTAMALITTNDPVKLAEDYAMLQHLAGGRVDLMLGRGNTGPVYPWFGKDIRRGIELTIENYDLLHRLWTEEFVDWEGQFRTPLQGFQSTPRPLDGVAPFVWHGSIRSPQIAEQAAYYGDGFFANHIFWPASHTAKMVQLYRSRFEHYGHGSADQAIVGLGGQIFLAKNSQDAVSQFRPYFDNAPVYGHGPSLEDFTEQTPLTVGSPQEIIDRTLGFREYVGDYQRQLFLMDHAGLPLKTVLEQMDMLGEILPALRAGFAEGRPAHVPDAPTHSSLVAARAEQPVPVSA from the coding sequence ATGCAGTTCGGCATCTTCACGGTCAGCGACATCACCACCGACCCCACGACCGGCCGCACCCCGACCGAGTCCGAGAAGATCGCGGCCACCCTCGCGATCGCCCTGAAGGCGGAGGAGATCGGCCTCGACGTGTTCGCGCTCGGCGAGCACCACAACCCGCCGTTCTGGTCCTCCTCCCCCACGACGACTCTCGCCTACATCGCCGCGAAGACCGAGCGCCTCCAGCTCAGCACCGCGATGGCCCTGATCACCACGAACGACCCGGTGAAGCTGGCCGAGGACTACGCGATGCTCCAGCACCTCGCCGGCGGCCGCGTCGACCTGATGCTCGGCCGCGGCAACACCGGCCCGGTCTACCCCTGGTTCGGCAAGGACATCCGCCGCGGCATCGAGCTCACCATCGAGAACTACGACCTGCTGCACCGTCTGTGGACCGAGGAGTTCGTCGACTGGGAGGGCCAGTTCCGCACGCCGCTCCAGGGCTTCCAGTCGACCCCGCGCCCGCTCGACGGCGTCGCGCCGTTCGTCTGGCACGGCTCGATCCGCTCACCGCAGATTGCCGAGCAGGCCGCGTACTACGGCGACGGCTTCTTCGCGAACCACATCTTCTGGCCCGCCTCGCACACCGCGAAGATGGTGCAGCTCTACCGCTCGCGCTTCGAGCACTACGGCCACGGCAGCGCCGACCAGGCGATCGTCGGGCTCGGGGGCCAGATCTTCCTGGCCAAGAACTCGCAGGACGCGGTCTCGCAGTTCCGCCCCTACTTCGACAACGCCCCGGTCTACGGCCACGGCCCCTCCCTCGAGGACTTCACCGAGCAGACCCCGCTCACCGTCGGCTCGCCGCAGGAGATCATCGACCGCACCCTCGGCTTCCGCGAGTACGTCGGCGACTACCAGCGCCAGCTGTTCCTGATGGACCACGCCGGCCTGCCGCTGAAGACCGTCCTCGAGCAGATGGACATGCTCGGCGAGATCCTGCCCGCACTGCGCGCCGGCTTCGCCGAGGGCCGCCCGGCGCACGTGCCGGACGCGCCCACCCACTCCTCGCTCGTCGCCGCCCGCGCCGAGCAGCCCGTCCCCGTCAGCGCCTAG